The Lactuca sativa cultivar Salinas chromosome 2, Lsat_Salinas_v11, whole genome shotgun sequence genome includes a window with the following:
- the LOC111911356 gene encoding wall-associated receptor kinase-like 8, whose amino-acid sequence MKLFQAYHLLIFLLLKTTSASDPKYTKPGCQVMCGDVIIPYPFGIGVNCSVSERYNVDCNRSTPYLPALNNVQVLEVNLEYQTVTVNVSMISDCHNLIRTSSQILGIELGESSPFLFSRLHNLFVVEGCGNAVILDQGTAVTGCSTTCRNESVGVKDKCLGITCCQTRLPYYLKSYSMDLTGLERQGGDEACGSAYLVDKKSYDEGRFSSKSVAGDNTYIPISLLWTLSERESSQIECCFSGFNIFKADTGNGGSIKSWKCVFPMSNKGNPYLVDGCYDDEKCARCTEDGGECEYYDVYDDYDRISEYEFVCSHVMKGNRRHSKPTLSIGAILGNGLSSIYKLYSRGAVEIRHPYTNYIREELLKFVLGLLSTFHNL is encoded by the exons ATGAAGCTATTCCAAGCTTACCACTTACTCATCTTCCTTTTATTAAAAACAACATCAGCAAGTGATCCAAAATATACCAAGCCGGGTTGCCAAGTTATGTGCGGGGATGTGATAATCCCCTACCCTTTTGGGATTGGGGTAAATTGTTCTGTGAGTGAACGGTACAATGTTGATTGCAACCGGTCGACGCCATATCTACCTGCACTCAACAACGTGCAGGTATTAGAAGTAAACTTAGAATACCAAACCGTAACAGTTAATGTCTCAATGATTTCCGACTGCCACAATCTTATCCGTACTAGCAGTCAAATCTTGGGCATTGAACTTGGTGAAAGCAGCCCATTTCTTTTTTCCAGATTACACAACCTGTTTGTTGTAGAGGGTTGTGGTAATGCGGTCATCTTGGACCAAGGGACTGCAGTCACCGGTTGCTCAACAACTTGTCGCAATGAGAGTGTTGGCGTGAAAGACAAGTGCCTTGGCATTACTTGTTGCCAAACAAGACTTCCTTATTATCTTAAGAGTTATAGCATGGATCTCACCGGCTTGGAAAGGCAGGGTGGGGATGAAGCTTGTGGGTCTGCCTACTTGGTGGACAAGAAGTCATATGATGAGGGAAGGTTTTCTAGCAAATCTGTTGCCGGGGACAACACTTACATCCCCATATCACTGCTGTGGACTTTGTCAGAGCGTGAGTCCAGTCAAATAGAGTGTTGTTTTTCGGGGTTTAATATTTTCAAAGCTGATACGGGAAATGGTGGTTCAATCAAGTCGTGGAAATGCGTTTTTCCAATGAGCAATAAAGGAAATCCTTATTTAGTTGATGGATGCTACG ATGATGAAAAATGTGCAAGGTGCACAGAGGACGGAGGTGAGTGTGAATACTATGATGTATATGATGATTATGACAGGATTAGCGAATACGAGTTCGTTTGTTCTCACGTCATGAAGGGTAATCGAAGACATTCTAAACCCACGTTATCCATTGGTGCTATTCTAGGTAATGGTTTATCATCCATATACAAATTATATTCGAGAGGAGCTGTTGAAATTCGTCATCCATATACAAATTATATTCGAGAGGAGCTGTTGAAATTCGTATTAGGATTATTATCCACTTTTCataatctttaa
- the LOC122196479 gene encoding wall-associated receptor kinase-like 2, translating to MRYFKRNGGQLLEQQEKSDPSSVGKTMLFSLRELEKATDCFSEKRILGVGGQGTVYKGMLLDGRTVAVKKSERVVESQQEKLINNQFINEVVILSQIIHPNVVKLLGCCLETKVPLLVSEFVSNGTLYDRIHKEANEFPLSLKMRIQIATEVARALAHLHSGSGTSIPIYHRDVKTSNILLDDNNIAKISDFGTSRNISPDKTHLTTMVIGTVGYLDPEYLQTEHFNEKCDVYSFGVVLVELLTGEKPIFQTTSGQKTQLAAHFISAMEEGCVISIFDKMVINEGTTDELLALANLAMRCLCIKGKDRPTMMEVEHELESIRTSHVPSRVEANIDHVMGKGKQVLTMPTTAESSSTPFKSFNEPSTSQ from the coding sequence ATGAGATATTTTAAAAGGAATGGGGGCCAACTACTAGAACAACAAGAAAAATCCGACCCATCCTCAGTTGGCAAAACTATGCTTTTCTCTTTACGTGAATTAGAGAAAGCCACTGACTGCTTCAGTGAGAAGAGAATTCTTGGTGTGGGAGGCCAAGGTACAGTTTACAAAGGGATGCTACTTGATGGAAGAACCGTAGCTGTTAAGAAATCAGAAAGAGTTGTTGAAAGCCAACAAGAAAAATTAATCAATAATCAATTTATCAATGAGGTGGTGATTTTATCCCAAATCATTCATCCGAATGTGGTCAAGCTATTGGGATGCTGCCTGGAGACCAAGGTTCCTTTACTTGTTTCGGAATTCGTTTCAAACGGAACCTTATACGACCGCATTCACAAAGAAGCCAACGAATTTCCACTTTCATTGAAAATGAGAATACAAATCGCTACTGAAGTTGCAAGAGCACTTGCGCACTTGCATTCAGGATCAGGAACGTCCATCCCGATATACCACAGAGACGTTAAAACCAGCAATATACTTTTAGATGATAATAACATCGCCAAAATATCCGACTTTGGAACCTCAAGGAATATATCACCGGATAAGACTCATTTGACTACTATGGTCATTGGTACCGTTGGCTACCTTGACCCTGAGTACTTGCAAACCGAGCACTTTAATGAAAAGTGTGATGTATACAGCTTCGGAGTTGTTTTGGTTGAACTTTTAACCGGGGAAAAACCAATATTCCAAACTACATCGGGTCAAAAAACGCAGTTGGCTGCGCACTTCATTTCAGCTATGGAAGAAGGATGTGTGATCTCGATTTTTGATAAAATGGTCATTAACGAGGGTACTACGGATGAATTATTGGCACTAGCTAACCTTGCTATGCGATGCTTGTGTATAAAGGGGAAAGATAGGCCCACGATGATGGAAGTTGAACACGAATTAGAATCCATAAGGACATCACATGTTCCATCTAGGGTTGAAGCTAATATAGACCACGTGATGGGCAAGGGCAAGCAGGTATTAACGATGCCAACTACTGCTGAATCATCATCAACACCATTCAAGAGTTTTAATGAACCCAGTACTAGTCAATGA